The DNA sequence CTCGCGGCGATAGGATGACAGGAGGAGCGTGCCGGCGTCGTCCCGCACGGCCATCAGTCTCGCATTGCCGCTGACCAGGAGATCGGGGCCGCGCGCGAGCGACCAAACCACGATCGCGACGAGGACCGGCAGGACGCCCCAAACACGCCAACGGCCGCGCCAGAGGCAAAGCCATAGGAGACCGAAGCCGACCAGGACCGGCAACCAGGATGGCGGCGACGGCAGGCGCAACACGGCACCCGGCGTCTCGGACGTCCATTCCGCGACAAGCAGCACCGCATCAATGCCCCAGCCCATCGGGACCAGGGCGAGTTGTTCGAGGCCGAACGGCATCAGGGCAAGCGCCAGGAGCCCCCACGGCATGACCCAGAACGCCGTGATCGGTACGGCGACCAGATTGGCGGCCAGGCCATAAACCGCCCATCTGTTGAAGTGCGCGAGCACGAAGCCCGCGGTCGCCAGGTTGGCGATCACCGTGGTGATGGAAAGGCCGGCGACGTAAAGCGCCAGGCGGCCGACGAATGATCGGCGCGCGCGCCATGCCGGCCACCGCATGCGGATGGCCTCATAGACCGCGATCAGGGCGATCACGGCGGCGAACGAGAGCTGGAAGCTAGGGCCCAGCACGCTGACCGGCGCGATCACCATGACGACCAATGCCGCGACGGCCACCAGCCGCATCGAGAATGGGTCGCGCTCGATCATGATCGCGCCGAGTACAATGGCGGTCATGATGAAGGCGCGCTGGGTCGGCACCGTCGCCCCGGACAACAGCAGATAGCAAAACGTTCCGACCAGCGCGAAGACGGCCGCCCACTTCTTGATCGGATACTTGAGCGCGACCGGCTCGATCAAGGCGGCAACCGCGCGAAAGCTGACGAAGAGCGCAGCGGCCACCAGTCCCAGATGCAGACCCGATATGGCGAGCAGGTGCGCCAGACCGGCGCGCCGGATGGTATCGTACGTCGCCTCGGGCACCGCGTAACGCTGACCGGTCAACAAGGCCGCAGCGACCGCGCCGGTCGGCGGGTCGAGCGCCCCCAGAATGCGGTCGGTCACATCCTGGCGCACGCCTTCAACCCAATTGCGCCAGCCGCCGGCATTGCTGTCGGAATGTTCCAGGTGCAGCGGTCCGACCGCGTAACCGATGCCGCCGATGCCCTGAAAGAAGGACCGGCGCGCAAAGTCGAATCCGCCGGGCCAGGTCGGCGGCGACGGCGGCTTCAGAACCGCCAGAATGCTGGCGTACGAGCCCGGCACCGGCTGATCGCCGTGGGTACGTACGACGATGCGGACGCGACCGGGCGTCTCCGCCGGGTCCAGGCCGGCAATGGCGATCGACGACAGAACGATACGGGTCCCCGACTTGCCGGTTTCGACGGCCTCGATAACGCCAGAGATCAGCCGGGGCCCAATCTCATCGGACAGAACCGGTGCAGCGGCAAGGTGCGTCGAAAGCTGGGAGACGGCAAAACCGCCTGCCGCGAGACCAATCCCCAGGGCGAGAACCCGAAGAACCGCGACCTTGATCGCGAGACAGACAATGGTCGCCACAACGAGGACGCT is a window from the Pseudomonadota bacterium genome containing:
- a CDS encoding ComEC/Rec2 family competence protein, with protein sequence MLSGILVYFWLSIEPWPWLGLSVLVVATIVCLAIKVAVLRVLALGIGLAAGGFAVSQLSTHLAAAPVLSDEIGPRLISGVIEAVETGKSGTRIVLSSIAIAGLDPAETPGRVRIVVRTHGDQPVPGSYASILAVLKPPSPPTWPGGFDFARRSFFQGIGGIGYAVGPLHLEHSDSNAGGWRNWVEGVRQDVTDRILGALDPPTGAVAAALLTGQRYAVPEATYDTIRRAGLAHLLAISGLHLGLVAAALFVSFRAVAALIEPVALKYPIKKWAAVFALVGTFCYLLLSGATVPTQRAFIMTAIVLGAIMIERDPFSMRLVAVAALVVMVIAPVSVLGPSFQLSFAAVIALIAVYEAIRMRWPAWRARRSFVGRLALYVAGLSITTVIANLATAGFVLAHFNRWAVYGLAANLVAVPITAFWVMPWGLLALALMPFGLEQLALVPMGWGIDAVLLVAEWTSETPGAVLRLPSPPSWLPVLVGFGLLWLCLWRGRWRVWGVLPVLVAIVVWSLARGPDLLVSGNARLMAVRDDAGTLLLSSYRRETFVGDQWLAMAGQKRGPPWPAPGEALLDESLRCDEQGCVYYPLGQGGPGVGIVEDGAILAEDCARTVFVVSLVPIGDGCAAPWGAIDRFDLWREGTHALWFDEGGVIVETVAGAQGRRPWAPWPEPRDESQ